A portion of the Kribbella jejuensis genome contains these proteins:
- a CDS encoding NAD(P)-dependent oxidoreductase, giving the protein MKLVVFGASGRIGTELVRQGVAAGHEVTAVVREGSSLQVQLPELRLVAARAGVAGGLAQVVTADVMDPKSIAPVIAGHDVVLSALGPRPKGPSDVLSASATSILQAMGDVRRYLVVSVAGIHTGNDDPFTQYVVKPILQRLLRESFADARRMEELIAASTADWTIGCPPRLTDKAAKGTFRSNTEGTVRGGFTMTRADVATYLLNAIDKTELIRKTVVISN; this is encoded by the coding sequence ATGAAGCTGGTGGTGTTCGGGGCGTCCGGACGGATCGGAACCGAGCTGGTACGCCAAGGTGTGGCTGCCGGACACGAGGTCACCGCCGTGGTCCGCGAGGGCTCGAGTCTGCAGGTACAACTACCGGAGCTGCGGCTGGTGGCGGCTCGGGCCGGCGTCGCGGGTGGCCTCGCGCAGGTGGTGACCGCCGACGTGATGGACCCGAAGTCGATCGCCCCGGTCATCGCCGGGCACGACGTCGTCCTGTCCGCGCTCGGCCCGCGTCCGAAGGGCCCGAGCGACGTGCTGAGCGCCAGTGCGACCAGCATCCTGCAGGCGATGGGCGACGTCCGCCGCTACCTGGTCGTCAGCGTGGCCGGCATCCACACGGGCAACGACGACCCGTTCACGCAGTACGTCGTGAAGCCGATCCTGCAACGCCTCCTCCGCGAGTCCTTCGCGGACGCCCGCCGGATGGAAGAACTGATCGCCGCGAGCACCGCCGACTGGACGATCGGCTGCCCGCCCCGCCTGACGGACAAGGCCGCCAAAGGCACCTTCCGCAGCAACACCGAAGGCACCGTCCGCGGCGGCTTCACGATGACCCGCGCCGACGTCGCGACCTACCTGCTCAACGCCATCGACAAGACCGAATTGATCCGGAAGACCGTGGTGATCTCGAACTGA
- a CDS encoding TetR/AcrR family transcriptional regulator codes for MGTRDEILDAAAEVLRTQGYARATTKSIAQVAGYSEAALYKHFADKAAILLAVMHERMPELPGSLKELIGNPGTGTVRGNLTKLARTAIDFYIEGFPILVSLFSSRELLAAHRLRLKELNAGPHRAQEGLVRYLREEQKLGRIRRNADVQASAALLFGACFQRGFEVSYAGITPSAEENTKYAAALTKALCESLRSTPAAVQSDG; via the coding sequence GTGGGCACGAGGGACGAGATTCTGGACGCGGCCGCGGAGGTACTGCGGACGCAGGGGTATGCGCGGGCGACGACCAAGTCGATCGCGCAGGTCGCCGGCTACTCCGAGGCCGCGCTCTACAAGCACTTCGCGGACAAGGCCGCGATCCTGCTCGCTGTCATGCACGAGCGGATGCCCGAACTTCCCGGCTCGTTGAAGGAACTGATCGGCAACCCGGGAACCGGCACGGTTCGCGGCAATCTGACCAAGCTGGCCCGGACCGCGATCGACTTCTACATCGAGGGCTTCCCGATCCTTGTGTCGCTGTTCTCGTCACGCGAACTGCTGGCCGCGCACCGGCTCCGGCTGAAGGAGCTGAATGCCGGCCCGCACCGCGCGCAGGAGGGCCTGGTCCGCTATCTGCGCGAAGAGCAGAAACTCGGCAGGATCCGCCGTAACGCCGATGTCCAGGCCTCGGCGGCACTGCTGTTCGGGGCGTGCTTCCAACGCGGGTTCGAGGTGAGCTACGCCGGGATCACGCCGTCCGCCGAAGAGAACACCAAGTACGCCGCGGCACTCACCAAAGCGCTCTGCGAATCACTGCGCTCGACGCCGGCCGCCGTCCAGTCCGACGGTTGA
- a CDS encoding SDR family NAD(P)-dependent oxidoreductase — MSSRATALVTGPATGIGRAFADKLAREGYDLVLVSRDEARLKETAAELTRLHGVDCEVLVADLTDTDDLARVEERFRTGPIEVLVNNAGFGQKKPFWENPVDVEEKQLDLLVRVVLRLTHAAVLPMIERGSGAVINVSSVAGFLQRNIYSAHKAWVTSFSAGLATGLHAKGVAVMALCPGFVHTEFHERMEMDKSVIPSFMWLDANDLVDAAWKDLMAGKAISIPSRRYKLIAAAARFTPRALIARVSTVGLDGGRRRAQ, encoded by the coding sequence ATGTCCAGTAGGGCGACAGCGCTGGTCACCGGGCCCGCGACCGGGATCGGGCGGGCGTTCGCGGACAAGCTGGCCCGCGAAGGGTACGACCTGGTGCTGGTGTCGCGGGACGAGGCGCGGCTCAAGGAGACCGCGGCCGAACTCACCCGGCTGCACGGTGTCGACTGCGAGGTGCTGGTCGCGGACCTCACCGACACCGACGACCTCGCCCGGGTCGAGGAACGCTTCCGCACCGGCCCGATCGAAGTACTCGTGAACAACGCCGGGTTCGGACAGAAGAAGCCGTTCTGGGAGAACCCGGTCGACGTCGAGGAGAAGCAGCTCGACCTCCTCGTCCGGGTCGTCCTGCGGCTCACGCACGCCGCTGTGCTGCCGATGATCGAACGCGGCTCGGGTGCCGTGATCAACGTGTCGTCGGTCGCGGGGTTCCTGCAGCGCAACATCTACAGCGCGCACAAGGCCTGGGTGACGAGCTTCTCCGCCGGGCTCGCGACCGGCCTGCACGCCAAGGGCGTCGCGGTGATGGCGTTGTGCCCGGGGTTCGTGCACACCGAGTTCCACGAGCGGATGGAGATGGACAAATCGGTCATCCCGTCGTTCATGTGGCTGGATGCGAACGACCTGGTCGACGCGGCCTGGAAGGACCTGATGGCCGGCAAGGCGATCTCGATCCCGAGCCGCCGGTACAAGCTGATCGCGGCCGCCGCGCGATTCACGCCCCGGGCGCTGATCGCGCGGGTGTCAACCGTCGGACTGGACGGCGGCCGGCGTCGAGCGCAGTGA
- a CDS encoding HAD family hydrolase gives MLADIDTWVLDLDNTLYPAGSALAEQLTHGILSTLAQYYATDLAGARRIQSELVAAHGTSLRGAMVTGTIDPQDFLGFERRIDYSVIAPDPAMVAALAALPGRRYVYTNGSAYHAEQVLERLGLTDRIDGVFDILAGELIPKPYAESLDAFLDRFGVDPVRAAMFDDLEVNLALPHERGMTTVWVSAGTPYELLAERRWRTTDLPGFVRANI, from the coding sequence GTGCTGGCGGACATCGACACCTGGGTACTCGACCTCGACAACACCCTGTACCCGGCCGGGTCCGCGCTCGCCGAGCAGCTCACGCACGGCATCCTGTCGACGCTCGCGCAGTACTACGCGACCGACCTCGCCGGCGCCCGCCGGATCCAGTCCGAACTGGTCGCGGCGCACGGCACGTCGCTTCGTGGCGCGATGGTGACCGGGACGATCGACCCGCAGGACTTCCTCGGCTTCGAGCGCCGGATCGACTACTCGGTGATCGCCCCGGACCCGGCGATGGTCGCCGCGCTCGCGGCGCTTCCCGGCCGGCGGTACGTGTACACGAACGGGTCGGCGTACCACGCCGAGCAGGTGCTCGAGCGGCTCGGGCTGACGGACCGGATCGACGGCGTGTTCGACATCCTGGCCGGCGAGCTGATCCCGAAGCCGTACGCCGAGAGTCTCGACGCGTTCCTCGACCGGTTCGGGGTCGATCCGGTGCGGGCGGCGATGTTCGACGATCTCGAGGTGAACCTGGCGCTGCCGCACGAGCGCGGGATGACGACGGTCTGGGTGAGTGCCGGCACGCCGTACGAGCTGCTGGCCGAGCGGCGGTGGCGGACCACTGATCTGCCGGGGTTTGTCCGGGCAAACATCTGA
- a CDS encoding FadR/GntR family transcriptional regulator: protein MAATDKALAGLRQMIASGELGPGAKFPPEPELCEHLGVSRSSLREAVRSLGALGVIESRHGSGTYVSALDPAAIISRFSLSVELIPLEGVLELLEVRRVLESHATSLAAARQDPELADRLSAVLDRLESTTDATEIQHLDAEFHGLICSAGGNPTVTALTEVIRGRGGHYRIFEPGADFDAIKQTSDRGHREILAAIQSRDPAAAATAASAHIARTELWLRALRPEPKPA, encoded by the coding sequence ATGGCTGCTACGGACAAGGCGCTGGCTGGGTTGCGGCAGATGATCGCGTCCGGCGAGCTCGGGCCGGGGGCGAAGTTTCCGCCGGAGCCGGAGTTGTGCGAGCACCTGGGGGTGTCGCGGAGCTCGCTGCGAGAGGCGGTCCGGTCGCTCGGCGCGCTCGGCGTGATCGAGTCGCGGCACGGCTCGGGGACGTACGTGTCCGCGCTCGACCCGGCGGCGATCATCAGCCGCTTCTCGTTGTCGGTCGAGCTGATCCCGCTCGAGGGAGTGCTCGAGCTGCTGGAGGTACGGCGGGTGCTCGAGTCGCACGCGACCTCGTTGGCCGCGGCACGGCAGGATCCGGAGCTCGCGGACCGGTTGAGCGCCGTACTCGACCGGCTGGAGTCGACCACCGACGCGACCGAGATCCAGCACCTGGATGCCGAGTTCCACGGCCTGATCTGCAGCGCCGGCGGCAACCCGACCGTCACCGCGCTCACCGAGGTGATCCGGGGCCGCGGCGGGCACTACCGGATCTTCGAGCCCGGCGCGGACTTCGACGCGATCAAACAGACCAGCGACCGCGGCCACCGCGAGATCCTCGCCGCCATCCAGTCCCGCGACCCGGCCGCCGCCGCCACCGCCGCCTCCGCCCACATCGCCCGCACCGAACTATGGCTCCGAGCCCTCCGCCCCGAACCAAAACCCGCATGA
- a CDS encoding GNAT family N-acetyltransferase, translating to MNWTLRPATPADVEPLAELRAVVMRADLERLGRYDEHRVRQRLRDGFAPTHTRIIEVDGELAGSVTMRPTTDDVWLEHFYLAPLHQGKGLGTAVLRTVLESTQAPVRLNVLQGSAARKLYERHGFVVESEDPVDVFMVRKFP from the coding sequence ATGAACTGGACCCTCCGCCCGGCGACCCCGGCTGACGTGGAGCCGCTCGCCGAGCTCCGTGCCGTCGTCATGCGCGCCGACCTCGAACGCCTGGGCCGCTACGACGAACACCGGGTCCGCCAACGCCTCCGCGACGGCTTCGCACCGACCCACACCCGAATCATCGAGGTCGACGGCGAACTGGCCGGCTCCGTCACCATGCGCCCGACTACTGACGACGTCTGGCTCGAGCACTTCTACCTGGCCCCGCTCCACCAGGGCAAAGGGCTTGGCACCGCTGTCCTCAGAACTGTCCTGGAGAGCACGCAGGCGCCCGTCCGGCTGAACGTCCTCCAAGGGAGCGCGGCGCGGAAGCTGTACGAACGGCACGGGTTCGTGGTCGAGAGCGAAGACCCAGTAGACGTCTTCATGGTGAGAAAATTTCCGTAA
- a CDS encoding glycosyl hydrolase family 28-related protein, protein MSRSRLLAVAFTLALLGTTAQPATAATPPRITRAGLDPALVAGRGADVPFVEQEAENATFTGERIGPGREAYTLPAEASNRTAVRLQPKQYVEFTLTRPANAFTLRYSIPDAPTGGGITAPLDVTVNGKHKRTMTLTSQYAWLYGMYPFSNDPNVDPIPGWWKPEPDPVTKPFRPNHFYDEQRVLLGHTYQAGDRVRFAVPRDTPAAWTVLDVADFELVQAPLEQPKRSLDVRLFGADPTGHRDAALAIEATIAAAKKLGWSVFIPAGTYQVNRHIVVDQVTIRGAGNWWTIIKGKVLPLAEPAPDRSTHSAPGFYGKYTGSTDVHLSDFAIESDVRERIDTDQVNGIGGAIGGGSTIENLYLHHTKVGIWLDGPLNGLLIRNNVITDSIADGINLHMGVSNVRATNNFIRNSGDDGMAMWSENLADHDNVYDHNTVQTPVLANDIAIYGGRDNAVTDNLVADPIREGSTLHAGSRFNATPFEGTLTFARNTTVRGGPRDLNWNIGLGAIWLYALQSSMSATIEITDSSFLDSTYNAMMFVVDWPVKDDYAITGVAVRNIHVDGTGTNVVNARVGGWATFENVDARNVGAPFVNNCGTFHFNGPPEFEARDLGGNDGGWTGASWCEDRPTVVPPPPPSPWG, encoded by the coding sequence ATGTCCCGTTCACGCCTGCTCGCGGTCGCGTTCACGCTCGCGCTCCTCGGCACCACAGCCCAGCCGGCGACAGCCGCCACACCCCCACGCATCACCCGCGCCGGCCTCGATCCAGCACTCGTCGCAGGCCGCGGCGCCGACGTACCGTTCGTCGAGCAGGAGGCGGAGAACGCAACCTTCACCGGCGAGCGGATCGGCCCGGGACGGGAGGCGTACACGCTGCCCGCCGAGGCCTCCAACCGCACCGCCGTACGCCTGCAACCCAAGCAGTACGTCGAATTCACCCTGACCCGCCCCGCGAACGCCTTCACCCTGCGCTACAGCATCCCGGACGCACCGACCGGCGGCGGCATCACCGCGCCGCTCGACGTCACGGTCAACGGCAAGCACAAGCGCACGATGACACTGACGTCGCAGTACGCCTGGCTCTACGGGATGTATCCGTTCTCGAACGACCCGAACGTCGACCCGATCCCGGGCTGGTGGAAACCGGAGCCCGACCCGGTCACGAAGCCGTTCCGCCCGAACCACTTCTACGACGAACAGCGAGTGCTGCTAGGCCACACGTACCAGGCCGGCGACCGCGTGCGGTTCGCCGTACCGCGGGACACGCCCGCGGCCTGGACCGTCCTCGACGTCGCGGACTTCGAGCTCGTCCAGGCGCCGCTCGAGCAGCCGAAGCGGTCGCTCGACGTACGCCTGTTCGGCGCCGACCCGACCGGCCATCGCGACGCGGCACTCGCGATCGAGGCGACGATCGCCGCCGCGAAGAAGCTCGGCTGGTCGGTGTTCATCCCCGCGGGCACGTACCAGGTGAACCGCCACATCGTCGTCGACCAGGTCACGATCCGCGGTGCGGGCAACTGGTGGACGATCATCAAGGGCAAGGTTCTGCCGCTGGCCGAGCCCGCGCCGGACAGGTCGACGCACAGCGCGCCGGGCTTCTACGGCAAGTACACCGGCAGCACCGATGTCCACCTGTCCGACTTCGCGATCGAGAGTGACGTCCGCGAGCGGATCGACACCGACCAGGTGAACGGGATCGGCGGCGCGATCGGCGGCGGCTCGACGATCGAGAACCTGTACCTGCACCACACCAAGGTCGGGATCTGGCTGGACGGCCCACTCAACGGCCTGCTGATCCGGAACAACGTGATCACCGACTCGATTGCCGACGGCATCAACCTGCACATGGGTGTGTCCAACGTCCGGGCGACCAACAACTTCATCCGGAACAGCGGCGACGACGGTATGGCGATGTGGTCGGAGAACCTGGCCGACCACGACAACGTCTACGACCACAACACCGTGCAGACGCCCGTACTCGCGAACGACATCGCGATCTACGGCGGCCGGGACAACGCGGTCACCGACAACCTGGTCGCGGACCCGATCCGCGAGGGCAGCACGTTGCACGCCGGTTCCCGGTTCAACGCGACACCGTTCGAAGGAACGCTCACGTTCGCGCGGAACACCACCGTCCGCGGCGGTCCACGCGACCTGAACTGGAACATCGGCCTCGGCGCGATCTGGCTGTACGCGTTGCAGTCCTCGATGTCCGCCACGATCGAGATCACCGACAGCTCGTTCCTGGACTCGACGTACAACGCGATGATGTTCGTCGTCGACTGGCCGGTGAAGGACGACTACGCGATCACAGGAGTTGCCGTCCGCAACATCCACGTCGACGGCACCGGGACGAACGTGGTGAACGCCCGGGTCGGTGGCTGGGCGACGTTCGAGAACGTCGACGCGCGGAACGTCGGCGCGCCGTTCGTGAACAACTGCGGGACGTTCCACTTCAACGGCCCGCCGGAGTTCGAGGCCCGCGACCTGGGCGGCAACGACGGCGGCTGGACCGGCGCGAGCTGGTGCGAGGACCGGCCCACCGTCGTGCCACCACCGCCGCCGTCGCCCTGGGGGTGA
- a CDS encoding MFS transporter, translating into MSTIDPSQNPSQQRRILGILVVSAVLIWIDSTVLGIALERLADPVDGLGATPGQLQWAVGIYSLLFATALFLAGALGDRYGHRTVLMIGLLVFGGASAWAAWATDPVGLILARATMGLGGALIMPTSMAIIGWTFPPERRAGAIAIWSSSAGLGVAVGPVLGGLLIDHFWWGSVFTINLPIVAFGVIGAALVLPNPRSPQRRRLDPIGLGLSTLGLLGLSYGLIEGGHQGGWDRWQVWASIGAGLLLLAGFLFSEWREHQPSFDPRLFRNRRFSAGNFALSAVFLTLTGQSFYLAFYLQGARGMTALHAGLMSLPSAMGVMLGSPLGARLAARLGVAKVSGTAILTLAACFAANLLYDVNTSLVLIGVVGGLAGLAIGMTVAPTTAAVMATLPMDRIGAGSAVNNALRQVGSVLGVAVLGTVVSSTYQHRIAPALAGLPNRDAIGTSAETTRHAAAVLHRPDLVQTANDTFVHAMHVAAVVAAGFVLTGAIVLALAFRTARPSQSAAAGPAEREPAGIG; encoded by the coding sequence GTGTCCACCATCGACCCTTCCCAGAATCCAAGCCAACAACGCCGCATTCTTGGCATCCTCGTCGTCTCGGCCGTGCTCATCTGGATCGACTCGACCGTTCTCGGTATCGCTCTCGAACGCCTCGCCGACCCCGTCGACGGGCTCGGCGCCACCCCCGGCCAGCTCCAGTGGGCGGTCGGCATCTACTCACTGCTGTTCGCGACCGCACTGTTCCTCGCCGGCGCGCTCGGCGACCGGTACGGCCATCGCACCGTGCTGATGATCGGTCTGCTGGTCTTCGGCGGCGCGTCCGCCTGGGCCGCCTGGGCGACGGATCCGGTCGGCCTGATCCTGGCCCGCGCGACCATGGGGCTCGGCGGCGCACTGATCATGCCGACCTCGATGGCGATCATCGGCTGGACCTTCCCGCCGGAACGCCGAGCCGGCGCGATCGCGATCTGGTCCTCCTCCGCGGGTCTCGGAGTCGCCGTCGGCCCGGTGCTCGGCGGTCTGCTGATCGACCACTTCTGGTGGGGGTCGGTGTTCACCATCAACCTGCCGATCGTCGCGTTCGGCGTGATCGGCGCGGCCCTCGTCCTCCCGAACCCGCGCAGCCCGCAGCGCCGCCGCCTCGACCCGATCGGCCTCGGCCTGTCCACGCTCGGTCTGCTCGGTCTGTCGTACGGGCTGATCGAAGGCGGTCACCAGGGCGGCTGGGACCGCTGGCAGGTGTGGGCCAGCATCGGCGCCGGCCTCCTCCTGCTCGCCGGATTCCTGTTCTCCGAATGGCGTGAGCACCAGCCGAGCTTCGACCCGCGGCTGTTCCGCAACCGCCGGTTCTCGGCCGGAAACTTCGCGCTCTCCGCGGTCTTCCTGACCCTCACCGGGCAGAGCTTCTACCTGGCGTTCTACCTCCAGGGCGCCCGCGGGATGACGGCTCTCCACGCCGGCCTGATGTCGTTGCCCAGCGCAATGGGTGTGATGCTCGGGTCACCACTCGGCGCGAGACTCGCCGCGCGCCTGGGCGTCGCCAAGGTCTCCGGTACGGCGATCCTCACGCTCGCGGCGTGCTTCGCCGCCAACCTGCTGTACGACGTGAACACCTCGTTGGTCCTGATCGGCGTCGTCGGCGGCCTGGCCGGTCTCGCGATCGGGATGACCGTCGCGCCGACCACCGCGGCCGTGATGGCGACGCTCCCGATGGACCGGATCGGCGCCGGCTCGGCGGTCAACAACGCCCTGCGCCAGGTCGGCAGCGTGCTCGGCGTCGCCGTACTCGGGACCGTGGTGTCCTCGACGTACCAGCACCGGATCGCACCTGCGCTGGCCGGCCTGCCGAACCGGGACGCCATCGGTACGTCGGCCGAGACGACCCGGCACGCGGCCGCCGTACTGCACCGTCCCGACCTGGTGCAAACCGCGAACGACACGTTCGTCCACGCGATGCATGTCGCGGCCGTGGTCGCCGCGGGCTTCGTACTCACCGGCGCGATCGTGCTCGCGCTCGCATTCCGGACTGCCAGGCCATCACAATCGGCCGCCGCGGGCCCGGCTGAGCGGGAGCCCGCCGGCATCGGCTGA
- a CDS encoding MarR family winged helix-turn-helix transcriptional regulator: MDSYEDDGCVTFLVRHAWLSMRSVLAEALDEHGLSVQQYGTLLCVRKDPGLTVAEVGRVVGTTRQSANELITGMERAGLVERRPNPKDRRTQQVHLTEGGRRRLAEAAPAIRKVENELEAAFSTTDRATARAWLAHMVTAVEG, encoded by the coding sequence ATGGACTCCTACGAGGACGACGGGTGTGTGACGTTCCTGGTCCGGCACGCCTGGCTGAGCATGCGCTCGGTGCTCGCCGAGGCGCTCGACGAGCACGGCTTGTCGGTGCAGCAGTACGGGACGTTGCTCTGCGTCCGGAAGGATCCGGGCCTGACCGTCGCCGAGGTCGGGCGCGTGGTCGGGACGACGCGGCAGTCCGCGAACGAGCTGATCACCGGAATGGAGCGCGCCGGGCTGGTCGAGCGGCGCCCAAACCCGAAGGACCGCCGTACCCAGCAGGTCCACCTGACCGAGGGCGGCCGCCGCCGGCTGGCCGAGGCGGCCCCCGCGATCCGCAAGGTCGAGAACGAACTCGAGGCCGCCTTCAGCACGACCGACCGCGCCACCGCGCGCGCCTGGCTTGCACACATGGTCACGGCCGTCGAGGGTTAG
- a CDS encoding pyridoxal phosphate-dependent aminotransferase: MRAHAERLDGLGTTIFAEMSALAVATGSVNLGQGFPDRDGPDSLLEDAIAAIRTGANQYPPARGVPALRQAIADHQQRFYGLTYDPDTQVLVTTGATEAIAAGLLAFVEPGDEVIALEPYYDSYAAGIAFAGGRRVPVTLRAPAYRLDLDELRAAVTPRTKVLLINSPHNPTGTVLTDEELRGIRDVAVEHDLVVITDEVYEHLVYDGTHRPLATYDGMAERTVSISSAGKTFAVTGWKIGWVTGSPEVVTAVTTAKQFLTYTSGAPFQPAVANALALGNDYYETLCADLRARRDLLCDGLATLGFEVHRPAATYFVTTDIRPLGHTDGITFCRQLPEKAGVVAIPTQVFYDHQSVGQPLVRWAFCKQPGILQEALTRLKQL, from the coding sequence ATGCGCGCACACGCTGAGCGGTTGGACGGGCTGGGTACGACGATCTTCGCGGAGATGTCCGCGCTCGCGGTCGCGACCGGGTCGGTGAACCTGGGACAGGGCTTCCCGGACCGGGACGGGCCGGACTCGCTGCTCGAGGACGCGATCGCGGCGATCCGAACTGGCGCGAACCAGTACCCGCCCGCTCGCGGCGTACCGGCGCTCCGGCAGGCGATCGCCGATCACCAGCAGCGGTTCTACGGGCTCACGTACGACCCGGACACGCAGGTTCTCGTCACCACCGGAGCGACCGAGGCGATCGCGGCCGGGCTGCTCGCATTCGTCGAACCGGGCGACGAGGTGATCGCGCTCGAGCCGTACTACGACTCGTACGCGGCCGGCATCGCCTTCGCCGGCGGCCGGCGGGTCCCGGTCACGCTGCGCGCCCCGGCGTACCGGCTGGATCTCGACGAGCTCCGGGCCGCCGTCACGCCGCGGACGAAGGTGCTGCTGATCAACTCCCCGCACAACCCGACCGGCACCGTGCTCACGGACGAAGAACTCCGCGGTATCCGCGACGTCGCCGTGGAACACGACCTGGTCGTCATCACCGACGAGGTCTACGAGCATCTGGTGTACGACGGCACGCACCGGCCGCTGGCGACGTACGACGGGATGGCGGAGCGGACCGTCTCGATCAGCAGCGCCGGGAAGACGTTCGCGGTCACCGGCTGGAAGATCGGTTGGGTGACCGGATCGCCCGAGGTGGTGACCGCCGTGACGACGGCGAAGCAGTTCCTGACGTACACCTCGGGCGCGCCGTTCCAGCCCGCGGTCGCCAATGCTCTTGCCCTAGGCAACGACTACTACGAGACGCTGTGCGCCGACCTCCGCGCCCGCCGCGACCTGCTCTGCGACGGCCTGGCCACCCTCGGCTTCGAGGTCCACCGCCCCGCCGCGACCTACTTCGTCACCACCGACATCCGTCCCCTCGGCCACACCGACGGCATCACCTTCTGCCGCCAACTCCCCGAAAAGGCCGGCGTCGTAGCCATCCCCACCCAAGTCTTCTACGACCACCAATCAGTCGGCCAACCCCTGGTCCGCTGGGCCTTCTGCAAACAACCCGGCATCCTCCAAGAAGCCCTGACCCGCCTCAAGCAGCTCTAG
- a CDS encoding ArsC/Spx/MgsR family protein, translating to MEIWINPACSKCRAATKALDEAGVTYTVRRYLDDPPTPEELDAVLTRLNLDPWHVVRHNEPAAESVRDLPRDAAHRTAWIEAMVADPILIQRPIITADDQTTAIARDPETLAKFLS from the coding sequence GTGGAGATCTGGATCAACCCGGCCTGCTCGAAATGCCGCGCCGCCACCAAGGCCCTCGACGAGGCCGGCGTGACCTACACGGTACGTCGCTACCTCGACGACCCGCCCACCCCCGAAGAACTCGACGCCGTCCTCACCCGCCTGAACCTCGACCCCTGGCACGTGGTCCGCCACAACGAGCCAGCCGCCGAATCCGTCCGCGACCTCCCCCGCGACGCCGCCCACCGCACCGCCTGGATCGAAGCCATGGTCGCCGACCCCATCCTCATCCAACGGCCGATCATCACCGCCGACGACCAAACCACCGCGATAGCCCGCGACCCCGAAACCCTCGCGAAGTTCCTGTCCTAG
- a CDS encoding ATP-binding protein: MTSRADWINTTHDWAASVDRAHLEAIRADPGRYAPGGVRHLLLEVLAYPEDEAESIGERGRCTVELQADGSVAVTDYGRGTDTRVDEHGNVVKKPVMATKDLRFFDDASAPLLPDGHPRRGMSVVAAMSQWLVHTNRRTNGSWTQRYEYGVPVTGLEPLESDGTTGTTVHFLPAAHLAPLDGFRHLDISVVRLG; encoded by the coding sequence GTGACTTCACGGGCTGACTGGATCAACACGACCCACGACTGGGCGGCCTCGGTCGACCGGGCACATCTGGAGGCGATCCGCGCGGATCCGGGCCGGTACGCGCCCGGCGGGGTGCGGCATCTGCTGCTCGAGGTGCTCGCGTACCCGGAGGACGAGGCGGAGTCGATCGGCGAGCGTGGGCGGTGCACCGTCGAGCTGCAGGCCGACGGCTCGGTCGCGGTCACCGACTACGGGCGGGGGACCGATACACGCGTCGACGAGCACGGGAACGTCGTGAAGAAGCCGGTGATGGCGACCAAGGACCTCCGTTTCTTCGACGACGCGTCCGCCCCGCTGTTGCCCGATGGGCACCCGCGGCGCGGGATGTCGGTGGTCGCGGCCATGAGCCAGTGGCTCGTCCACACGAACCGCCGGACGAACGGGTCGTGGACCCAGCGGTACGAGTACGGCGTACCGGTGACCGGGCTGGAGCCGCTCGAGTCGGACGGAACCACCGGCACGACCGTGCACTTCCTGCCCGCCGCGCACCTCGCGCCACTGGACGGGTTCCGGCACCTCGACATTTCCGTGGTCCGGCTTGGGTGA
- a CDS encoding dihydrofolate reductase family protein, with amino-acid sequence MRKLIASTLITLDGVVEDPGGFGGTPFGGWAQPYFQEEAIRLSIEKLASCDYFLCGRRTYELFAAGFGDADGPYADRLRELPKLVASSTLAGTELTWNATLLEGDTITALKRIKAEDGGDIMMYGNPTLLHSLLQNGLVDELDLMVHPLVLGVGAKLEGPRTEWKLTGRRTLDSGVIALSYEKGAR; translated from the coding sequence ATGCGCAAGCTCATCGCATCGACTTTGATCACCCTCGACGGGGTGGTCGAGGACCCGGGCGGCTTCGGCGGTACGCCGTTCGGTGGCTGGGCGCAGCCGTACTTCCAGGAGGAGGCGATCCGGCTGTCGATCGAGAAACTCGCCTCGTGCGACTACTTCCTGTGCGGACGGCGTACCTATGAGCTGTTCGCGGCCGGCTTCGGCGACGCGGACGGCCCGTACGCCGACCGCCTGCGCGAGCTGCCCAAACTTGTTGCCTCCAGCACCTTGGCCGGCACCGAACTGACCTGGAACGCGACCCTCCTGGAGGGCGACACGATTACGGCGCTCAAGCGGATCAAGGCGGAGGACGGCGGCGACATCATGATGTACGGCAACCCGACGCTGCTGCACAGCCTGCTGCAGAACGGCCTGGTCGACGAGCTGGACCTGATGGTGCACCCGCTCGTGCTCGGCGTCGGCGCGAAGCTGGAAGGTCCGCGCACCGAGTGGAAGCTCACCGGCCGGCGCACCCTCGACAGCGGCGTCATCGCCCTCAGCTACGAGAAAGGGGCCCGGTGA